In Ahaetulla prasina isolate Xishuangbanna chromosome 5, ASM2864084v1, whole genome shotgun sequence, the following are encoded in one genomic region:
- the POU2F1 gene encoding POU domain, class 2, transcription factor 1 isoform X7, producing MRVRRRRWRQVQLPGSSLQAAAQSLNVQSKSNEESGDTQQPSQPSQQPSVQAAIPQTQLMLAGGQITGLTLTPAQQQLLLQQAQAQLLAAAVQHSASQQHNAAGATISASAATPMTQIPLSQPIQIAQDLQHLQQLQQQNLNLQQFVLVHPTTNLQPAQFIISQTPQGQQGLLQAQNLLTQLPQQSQANLLQSQPSITFTSQQPATPTRTIAATPIQSLPQSQTTPKRIDTPSLEEPSDLEELEQFAKTFKQRRIKLGFTQGDVGLAMGKLYGNDFSQTTISRFEALNLSFKNMCKLKPLLEKWLNDAENLSSDSALSSPSALNSPGLGIEGLNRRRKKRTSIETNIRVALEKSFLENQKPTSEEITMIADQLKMEKEVIRVWFCNRRQKEKRINPPSSGGTSNSPIKAMFPCPTSLVATTPSLVTSSAATALTVNPGLPLTSATVTSLAVSGTTETIPNNTATVISTAPPASSAVTSPSLSPSPSASASTSEASSASETTTTQTTSTPLTSALGTSQVMVTASGLQTAAAAALQGAAQLPANASLAAMAAAAGLNPGLMASSQFAAGGALLSLNPGTLGGALSPALMSNSTLATIQALASGGSLPITSLDATGNLVFANAGGTPNIVTAPLFLNPQNLSLLTSNPVSLVSAAAASAGASGPVASLHATSTSAESIQNSLFTVASASGAASTTTTASKAQ from the exons gTTCAGCTTCCTGGATCAAGTTTACAAGCTGCTGCCCAATCCTTAAATGTACAG TCTAAATCTAATGAAGAATCTGGGGACACTCAGCAGCCAAGCCAGCCTTCACAGCAGCCTTCAGTTCAGGCGGCCATACCGCAAACACAGCTTATGTTGGCTGGAGGGCAGATAACTGGG CTTACGTTAACACCAGCCCAGCAGCAATTATTACTACAACAGGCACAGGCACAGTTGCTGGCAGCTGCAGTGCAGCATTCAGCCAGTCAGCAGCACAATGCTGCAGGGGCCACCATCTCAGCTTCTGCTGCAACGCCCATGACACAGATTCCTCTATCGCAGCCGATACAAATTGCACAG GATCTGCAGCATCTACAGCAGCTCCAGCAACAAAATCTCAATCTGCAacagtttgtcttggtgcatccaaCAACCAACTTGCAACCAGCACAGTTCATCATCTCACAAACACCGCAGGGGCAGCAGG GTCTCCTGCAAGCGCAGAATCTCTTAACGCAACTACCTCAGCAAAGCCAAGCCAACCTCCTGCAGTCTCAGCCAAGCATCACTTTCACCTCTCAG CAGCCAGCAACCCCAACACGCACAATAGCAGCGACCCCTATTCAGTCACTTCCACAGAGCCAGACAACACCAAAGCGAATTGATACACCCAGCTTGGAAGAGCCCAGTGATCTTGAGGAGCTTGAGCAATTTGCCAAGACTTTTAAACAAAGACGGATCAAACTTGGATTCACTCAG GGTGATGTTGGGCTCGCTATGGGCAAACTGTATGGAAATGATTTCAGTCAAACTACTATTTCTCGCTTTGAAGCCTTGAACCTCAGCTTTAAGAACATGTGCAAGTTaaaaccacttctggaaaagTGGCTCAATGATGCAG AAAACCTCTCATCTGATTCAGCTCTTTCCAGCCCAAGTGCCCTGAATTCTCCAGGGCTGGGGATTGAGGGCTTGAACCGTAGGAGGAAGAAACGCACCAGCATAGAGACCAACATACGTGTGGCCTTAGAGAAGAGTTTCCTGGAG AACCAAAAACCTACCTCGGAAGAGATAACCATGATAGCTGAccagctgaaaatggaaaaagagGTGATCCGTGTTTGGTTCTGTAATCGGCgccagaaggaaaaaagaattaaCCCACCTAGTAGTGGTGGAACCAGCAACTCACCCATCAAAGCAATGTTCCCTTGTCCAACTTCATTG GTGGCAACTACACCAAGTCTTGTGACAAGCAGTGCAGCTACCGCTTTGACTGTCAACCCTGGGCTCCCTTTAACCAGCGCAACTGTAACTAGTTTGGCAGTCTCAG GCACCACAGAAACCATACCCAACAATACCGCAACTGTAATTTCTACTGCACCTCCAGCTTCCTCGGCAGTAACATCACCCTCCCTAAGTCCTTCTCCTTCTGCCTCTGCTTCCACATCTGAAGCATCCAGTGCCAGTGAGACAACCACAACACAGACAACGTCCACCCCCCTGACCTCGGCACTTGGGACCAGCCAGGTGATGGTAACTGCTTCTGGTTTGCAAACTGCAGCAGCAGCTGCACTACAAGGAGCTGCACAGTTGCCTGCAAATGCAAGTCTGGCTGCTATGGCAGCTGCAGCAGGATTGAATCCAGGCTTGATGGCATCTTCCCAATTTGCAGCTGG AGGTGCCTTACTTAGTCTCAATCCTGGGACGCTAGGTGGTGCTCTCAGCCCAGCTCTGATGAGCAACAGTACATTGGCAACTATTCAAG CTCTTGCATCTGGTGGCTCTCTTCCAATAACATCGCTGGATGCAACTGGGAACTTGGTATTTGCCAATGCTGGAGGTACACCCAACATCGTAACTGCCCCACTGTTCTTGAACCCTCAGAATCTTTCACTGCTCACCAGCAACCCAGTTAGTTTGGTCTCTGCTGCTGCAGCTTCCGCAGGGGCCTCTGGACCAGTTGCCAGCCTTCATGCCACCTCCACCTCAGCAGAATCTATCCAGAACTCACTCTTCACAGTGGCTTCAGCCAGTGGGGCTGCTTCCACCACCACTACGGCCTCCAAGGCACAGTGA
- the POU2F1 gene encoding POU domain, class 2, transcription factor 1 isoform X5, with amino-acid sequence MNTPSETSKPVKMESGDGETGTQTNGLDFQKQTVPVPGSISTAQAFLGHLHQVQLPGSSLQAAAQSLNVQSKSNEESGDTQQPSQPSQQPSVQAAIPQTQLMLAGGQITGLTLTPAQQQLLLQQAQAQLLAAAVQHSASQQHNAAGATISASAATPMTQIPLSQPIQIAQDLQHLQQLQQQNLNLQQFVLVHPTTNLQPAQFIISQTPQGQQGLLQAQNLLTQLPQQSQANLLQSQPSITFTSQQPATPTRTIAATPIQSLPQSQTTPKRIDTPSLEEPSDLEELEQFAKTFKQRRIKLGFTQGDVGLAMGKLYGNDFSQTTISRFEALNLSFKNMCKLKPLLEKWLNDAENLSSDSALSSPSALNSPGLGIEGLNRRRKKRTSIETNIRVALEKSFLENQKPTSEEITMIADQLKMEKEVIRVWFCNRRQKEKRINPPSSGGTSNSPIKAMFPCPTSLVATTPSLVTSSAATALTVNPGLPLTSATVTSLAVSGTTETIPNNTATVISTAPPASSAVTSPSLSPSPSASASTSEASSASETTTTQTTSTPLTSALGTSQVMVTASGLQTAAAAALQGAAQLPANASLAAMAAAAGLNPGLMASSQFAAGGALLSLNPGTLGGALSPALMSNSTLATIQALASGGSLPITSLDATGNLVFANAGGTPNIVTAPLFLNPQNLSLLTSNPVSLVSAAAASAGASGPVASLHATSTSAESIQNSLFTVASASGAASTTTTASKAQ; translated from the exons gTTCAGCTTCCTGGATCAAGTTTACAAGCTGCTGCCCAATCCTTAAATGTACAG TCTAAATCTAATGAAGAATCTGGGGACACTCAGCAGCCAAGCCAGCCTTCACAGCAGCCTTCAGTTCAGGCGGCCATACCGCAAACACAGCTTATGTTGGCTGGAGGGCAGATAACTGGG CTTACGTTAACACCAGCCCAGCAGCAATTATTACTACAACAGGCACAGGCACAGTTGCTGGCAGCTGCAGTGCAGCATTCAGCCAGTCAGCAGCACAATGCTGCAGGGGCCACCATCTCAGCTTCTGCTGCAACGCCCATGACACAGATTCCTCTATCGCAGCCGATACAAATTGCACAG GATCTGCAGCATCTACAGCAGCTCCAGCAACAAAATCTCAATCTGCAacagtttgtcttggtgcatccaaCAACCAACTTGCAACCAGCACAGTTCATCATCTCACAAACACCGCAGGGGCAGCAGG GTCTCCTGCAAGCGCAGAATCTCTTAACGCAACTACCTCAGCAAAGCCAAGCCAACCTCCTGCAGTCTCAGCCAAGCATCACTTTCACCTCTCAG CAGCCAGCAACCCCAACACGCACAATAGCAGCGACCCCTATTCAGTCACTTCCACAGAGCCAGACAACACCAAAGCGAATTGATACACCCAGCTTGGAAGAGCCCAGTGATCTTGAGGAGCTTGAGCAATTTGCCAAGACTTTTAAACAAAGACGGATCAAACTTGGATTCACTCAG GGTGATGTTGGGCTCGCTATGGGCAAACTGTATGGAAATGATTTCAGTCAAACTACTATTTCTCGCTTTGAAGCCTTGAACCTCAGCTTTAAGAACATGTGCAAGTTaaaaccacttctggaaaagTGGCTCAATGATGCAG AAAACCTCTCATCTGATTCAGCTCTTTCCAGCCCAAGTGCCCTGAATTCTCCAGGGCTGGGGATTGAGGGCTTGAACCGTAGGAGGAAGAAACGCACCAGCATAGAGACCAACATACGTGTGGCCTTAGAGAAGAGTTTCCTGGAG AACCAAAAACCTACCTCGGAAGAGATAACCATGATAGCTGAccagctgaaaatggaaaaagagGTGATCCGTGTTTGGTTCTGTAATCGGCgccagaaggaaaaaagaattaaCCCACCTAGTAGTGGTGGAACCAGCAACTCACCCATCAAAGCAATGTTCCCTTGTCCAACTTCATTG GTGGCAACTACACCAAGTCTTGTGACAAGCAGTGCAGCTACCGCTTTGACTGTCAACCCTGGGCTCCCTTTAACCAGCGCAACTGTAACTAGTTTGGCAGTCTCAG GCACCACAGAAACCATACCCAACAATACCGCAACTGTAATTTCTACTGCACCTCCAGCTTCCTCGGCAGTAACATCACCCTCCCTAAGTCCTTCTCCTTCTGCCTCTGCTTCCACATCTGAAGCATCCAGTGCCAGTGAGACAACCACAACACAGACAACGTCCACCCCCCTGACCTCGGCACTTGGGACCAGCCAGGTGATGGTAACTGCTTCTGGTTTGCAAACTGCAGCAGCAGCTGCACTACAAGGAGCTGCACAGTTGCCTGCAAATGCAAGTCTGGCTGCTATGGCAGCTGCAGCAGGATTGAATCCAGGCTTGATGGCATCTTCCCAATTTGCAGCTGG AGGTGCCTTACTTAGTCTCAATCCTGGGACGCTAGGTGGTGCTCTCAGCCCAGCTCTGATGAGCAACAGTACATTGGCAACTATTCAAG CTCTTGCATCTGGTGGCTCTCTTCCAATAACATCGCTGGATGCAACTGGGAACTTGGTATTTGCCAATGCTGGAGGTACACCCAACATCGTAACTGCCCCACTGTTCTTGAACCCTCAGAATCTTTCACTGCTCACCAGCAACCCAGTTAGTTTGGTCTCTGCTGCTGCAGCTTCCGCAGGGGCCTCTGGACCAGTTGCCAGCCTTCATGCCACCTCCACCTCAGCAGAATCTATCCAGAACTCACTCTTCACAGTGGCTTCAGCCAGTGGGGCTGCTTCCACCACCACTACGGCCTCCAAGGCACAGTGA
- the POU2F1 gene encoding POU domain, class 2, transcription factor 1 isoform X1, which translates to MADGGAASQDESSAAAVAADSRMNTPSETSKPVKMESGDGETGTQTNGLDFQKQTVPVPGSISTAQAFLGHLHQVQLPGSSLQAAAQSLNVQSKSNEESGDTQQPSQPSQQPSVQAAIPQTQLMLAGGQITGLTLTPAQQQLLLQQAQAQLLAAAVQHSASQQHNAAGATISASAATPMTQIPLSQPIQIAQDLQHLQQLQQQNLNLQQFVLVHPTTNLQPAQFIISQTPQGQQGLLQAQNLLTQLPQQSQANLLQSQPSITFTSQQPATPTRTIAATPIQSLPQSQTTPKRIDTPSLEEPSDLEELEQFAKTFKQRRIKLGFTQGDVGLAMGKLYGNDFSQTTISRFEALNLSFKNMCKLKPLLEKWLNDAENLSSDSALSSPSALNSPGLGIEGLNRRRKKRTSIETNIRVALEKSFLENQKPTSEEITMIADQLKMEKEVIRVWFCNRRQKEKRINPPSSGGTSNSPIKAMFPCPTSLVATTPSLVTSSAATALTVNPGLPLTSATVTSLAVSGTTETIPNNTATVISTAPPASSAVTSPSLSPSPSASASTSEASSASETTTTQTTSTPLTSALGTSQVMVTASGLQTAAAAALQGAAQLPANASLAAMAAAAGLNPGLMASSQFAAGGALLSLNPGTLGGALSPALMSNSTLATIQALASGGSLPITSLDATGNLVFANAGGTPNIVTAPLFLNPQNLSLLTSNPVSLVSAAAASAGASGPVASLHATSTSAESIQNSLFTVASASGAASTTTTASKAQ; encoded by the exons gTTCAGCTTCCTGGATCAAGTTTACAAGCTGCTGCCCAATCCTTAAATGTACAG TCTAAATCTAATGAAGAATCTGGGGACACTCAGCAGCCAAGCCAGCCTTCACAGCAGCCTTCAGTTCAGGCGGCCATACCGCAAACACAGCTTATGTTGGCTGGAGGGCAGATAACTGGG CTTACGTTAACACCAGCCCAGCAGCAATTATTACTACAACAGGCACAGGCACAGTTGCTGGCAGCTGCAGTGCAGCATTCAGCCAGTCAGCAGCACAATGCTGCAGGGGCCACCATCTCAGCTTCTGCTGCAACGCCCATGACACAGATTCCTCTATCGCAGCCGATACAAATTGCACAG GATCTGCAGCATCTACAGCAGCTCCAGCAACAAAATCTCAATCTGCAacagtttgtcttggtgcatccaaCAACCAACTTGCAACCAGCACAGTTCATCATCTCACAAACACCGCAGGGGCAGCAGG GTCTCCTGCAAGCGCAGAATCTCTTAACGCAACTACCTCAGCAAAGCCAAGCCAACCTCCTGCAGTCTCAGCCAAGCATCACTTTCACCTCTCAG CAGCCAGCAACCCCAACACGCACAATAGCAGCGACCCCTATTCAGTCACTTCCACAGAGCCAGACAACACCAAAGCGAATTGATACACCCAGCTTGGAAGAGCCCAGTGATCTTGAGGAGCTTGAGCAATTTGCCAAGACTTTTAAACAAAGACGGATCAAACTTGGATTCACTCAG GGTGATGTTGGGCTCGCTATGGGCAAACTGTATGGAAATGATTTCAGTCAAACTACTATTTCTCGCTTTGAAGCCTTGAACCTCAGCTTTAAGAACATGTGCAAGTTaaaaccacttctggaaaagTGGCTCAATGATGCAG AAAACCTCTCATCTGATTCAGCTCTTTCCAGCCCAAGTGCCCTGAATTCTCCAGGGCTGGGGATTGAGGGCTTGAACCGTAGGAGGAAGAAACGCACCAGCATAGAGACCAACATACGTGTGGCCTTAGAGAAGAGTTTCCTGGAG AACCAAAAACCTACCTCGGAAGAGATAACCATGATAGCTGAccagctgaaaatggaaaaagagGTGATCCGTGTTTGGTTCTGTAATCGGCgccagaaggaaaaaagaattaaCCCACCTAGTAGTGGTGGAACCAGCAACTCACCCATCAAAGCAATGTTCCCTTGTCCAACTTCATTG GTGGCAACTACACCAAGTCTTGTGACAAGCAGTGCAGCTACCGCTTTGACTGTCAACCCTGGGCTCCCTTTAACCAGCGCAACTGTAACTAGTTTGGCAGTCTCAG GCACCACAGAAACCATACCCAACAATACCGCAACTGTAATTTCTACTGCACCTCCAGCTTCCTCGGCAGTAACATCACCCTCCCTAAGTCCTTCTCCTTCTGCCTCTGCTTCCACATCTGAAGCATCCAGTGCCAGTGAGACAACCACAACACAGACAACGTCCACCCCCCTGACCTCGGCACTTGGGACCAGCCAGGTGATGGTAACTGCTTCTGGTTTGCAAACTGCAGCAGCAGCTGCACTACAAGGAGCTGCACAGTTGCCTGCAAATGCAAGTCTGGCTGCTATGGCAGCTGCAGCAGGATTGAATCCAGGCTTGATGGCATCTTCCCAATTTGCAGCTGG AGGTGCCTTACTTAGTCTCAATCCTGGGACGCTAGGTGGTGCTCTCAGCCCAGCTCTGATGAGCAACAGTACATTGGCAACTATTCAAG CTCTTGCATCTGGTGGCTCTCTTCCAATAACATCGCTGGATGCAACTGGGAACTTGGTATTTGCCAATGCTGGAGGTACACCCAACATCGTAACTGCCCCACTGTTCTTGAACCCTCAGAATCTTTCACTGCTCACCAGCAACCCAGTTAGTTTGGTCTCTGCTGCTGCAGCTTCCGCAGGGGCCTCTGGACCAGTTGCCAGCCTTCATGCCACCTCCACCTCAGCAGAATCTATCCAGAACTCACTCTTCACAGTGGCTTCAGCCAGTGGGGCTGCTTCCACCACCACTACGGCCTCCAAGGCACAGTGA
- the POU2F1 gene encoding POU domain, class 2, transcription factor 1 isoform X9, producing MRVRRRRWRQVQLPGSSLQAAAQSLNVQLTLTPAQQQLLLQQAQAQLLAAAVQHSASQQHNAAGATISASAATPMTQIPLSQPIQIAQDLQHLQQLQQQNLNLQQFVLVHPTTNLQPAQFIISQTPQGQQGLLQAQNLLTQLPQQSQANLLQSQPSITFTSQQPATPTRTIAATPIQSLPQSQTTPKRIDTPSLEEPSDLEELEQFAKTFKQRRIKLGFTQGDVGLAMGKLYGNDFSQTTISRFEALNLSFKNMCKLKPLLEKWLNDAENLSSDSALSSPSALNSPGLGIEGLNRRRKKRTSIETNIRVALEKSFLENQKPTSEEITMIADQLKMEKEVIRVWFCNRRQKEKRINPPSSGGTSNSPIKAMFPCPTSLVATTPSLVTSSAATALTVNPGLPLTSATVTSLAVSGTTETIPNNTATVISTAPPASSAVTSPSLSPSPSASASTSEASSASETTTTQTTSTPLTSALGTSQVMVTASGLQTAAAAALQGAAQLPANASLAAMAAAAGLNPGLMASSQFAAGGALLSLNPGTLGGALSPALMSNSTLATIQALASGGSLPITSLDATGNLVFANAGGTPNIVTAPLFLNPQNLSLLTSNPVSLVSAAAASAGASGPVASLHATSTSAESIQNSLFTVASASGAASTTTTASKAQ from the exons gTTCAGCTTCCTGGATCAAGTTTACAAGCTGCTGCCCAATCCTTAAATGTACAG CTTACGTTAACACCAGCCCAGCAGCAATTATTACTACAACAGGCACAGGCACAGTTGCTGGCAGCTGCAGTGCAGCATTCAGCCAGTCAGCAGCACAATGCTGCAGGGGCCACCATCTCAGCTTCTGCTGCAACGCCCATGACACAGATTCCTCTATCGCAGCCGATACAAATTGCACAG GATCTGCAGCATCTACAGCAGCTCCAGCAACAAAATCTCAATCTGCAacagtttgtcttggtgcatccaaCAACCAACTTGCAACCAGCACAGTTCATCATCTCACAAACACCGCAGGGGCAGCAGG GTCTCCTGCAAGCGCAGAATCTCTTAACGCAACTACCTCAGCAAAGCCAAGCCAACCTCCTGCAGTCTCAGCCAAGCATCACTTTCACCTCTCAG CAGCCAGCAACCCCAACACGCACAATAGCAGCGACCCCTATTCAGTCACTTCCACAGAGCCAGACAACACCAAAGCGAATTGATACACCCAGCTTGGAAGAGCCCAGTGATCTTGAGGAGCTTGAGCAATTTGCCAAGACTTTTAAACAAAGACGGATCAAACTTGGATTCACTCAG GGTGATGTTGGGCTCGCTATGGGCAAACTGTATGGAAATGATTTCAGTCAAACTACTATTTCTCGCTTTGAAGCCTTGAACCTCAGCTTTAAGAACATGTGCAAGTTaaaaccacttctggaaaagTGGCTCAATGATGCAG AAAACCTCTCATCTGATTCAGCTCTTTCCAGCCCAAGTGCCCTGAATTCTCCAGGGCTGGGGATTGAGGGCTTGAACCGTAGGAGGAAGAAACGCACCAGCATAGAGACCAACATACGTGTGGCCTTAGAGAAGAGTTTCCTGGAG AACCAAAAACCTACCTCGGAAGAGATAACCATGATAGCTGAccagctgaaaatggaaaaagagGTGATCCGTGTTTGGTTCTGTAATCGGCgccagaaggaaaaaagaattaaCCCACCTAGTAGTGGTGGAACCAGCAACTCACCCATCAAAGCAATGTTCCCTTGTCCAACTTCATTG GTGGCAACTACACCAAGTCTTGTGACAAGCAGTGCAGCTACCGCTTTGACTGTCAACCCTGGGCTCCCTTTAACCAGCGCAACTGTAACTAGTTTGGCAGTCTCAG GCACCACAGAAACCATACCCAACAATACCGCAACTGTAATTTCTACTGCACCTCCAGCTTCCTCGGCAGTAACATCACCCTCCCTAAGTCCTTCTCCTTCTGCCTCTGCTTCCACATCTGAAGCATCCAGTGCCAGTGAGACAACCACAACACAGACAACGTCCACCCCCCTGACCTCGGCACTTGGGACCAGCCAGGTGATGGTAACTGCTTCTGGTTTGCAAACTGCAGCAGCAGCTGCACTACAAGGAGCTGCACAGTTGCCTGCAAATGCAAGTCTGGCTGCTATGGCAGCTGCAGCAGGATTGAATCCAGGCTTGATGGCATCTTCCCAATTTGCAGCTGG AGGTGCCTTACTTAGTCTCAATCCTGGGACGCTAGGTGGTGCTCTCAGCCCAGCTCTGATGAGCAACAGTACATTGGCAACTATTCAAG CTCTTGCATCTGGTGGCTCTCTTCCAATAACATCGCTGGATGCAACTGGGAACTTGGTATTTGCCAATGCTGGAGGTACACCCAACATCGTAACTGCCCCACTGTTCTTGAACCCTCAGAATCTTTCACTGCTCACCAGCAACCCAGTTAGTTTGGTCTCTGCTGCTGCAGCTTCCGCAGGGGCCTCTGGACCAGTTGCCAGCCTTCATGCCACCTCCACCTCAGCAGAATCTATCCAGAACTCACTCTTCACAGTGGCTTCAGCCAGTGGGGCTGCTTCCACCACCACTACGGCCTCCAAGGCACAGTGA
- the POU2F1 gene encoding POU domain, class 2, transcription factor 1 isoform X4, translating into MADGGAASQDESSAAAVAADSRMNTPSETSKPVKMESGDGETGTQTNGLDFQKQTVPVPGSISTAQAFLGHLHQVQLPGSSLQAAAQSLNVQSKSNEESGDTQQPSQPSQQPSVQAAIPQTQLMLAGGQITGLTLTPAQQQLLLQQAQAQLLAAAVQHSASQQHNAAGATISASAATPMTQIPLSQPIQIAQHLQQLQQQNLNLQQFVLVHPTTNLQPAQFIISQTPQGQQGLLQAQNLLTQLPQQSQANLLQSQPSITFTSQPATPTRTIAATPIQSLPQSQTTPKRIDTPSLEEPSDLEELEQFAKTFKQRRIKLGFTQGDVGLAMGKLYGNDFSQTTISRFEALNLSFKNMCKLKPLLEKWLNDAENLSSDSALSSPSALNSPGLGIEGLNRRRKKRTSIETNIRVALEKSFLENQKPTSEEITMIADQLKMEKEVIRVWFCNRRQKEKRINPPSSGGTSNSPIKAMFPCPTSLVATTPSLVTSSAATALTVNPGLPLTSATVTSLAVSGTTETIPNNTATVISTAPPASSAVTSPSLSPSPSASASTSEASSASETTTTQTTSTPLTSALGTSQVMVTASGLQTAAAAALQGAAQLPANASLAAMAAAAGLNPGLMASSQFAAGGALLSLNPGTLGGALSPALMSNSTLATIQALASGGSLPITSLDATGNLVFANAGGTPNIVTAPLFLNPQNLSLLTSNPVSLVSAAAASAGASGPVASLHATSTSAESIQNSLFTVASASGAASTTTTASKAQ; encoded by the exons gTTCAGCTTCCTGGATCAAGTTTACAAGCTGCTGCCCAATCCTTAAATGTACAG TCTAAATCTAATGAAGAATCTGGGGACACTCAGCAGCCAAGCCAGCCTTCACAGCAGCCTTCAGTTCAGGCGGCCATACCGCAAACACAGCTTATGTTGGCTGGAGGGCAGATAACTGGG CTTACGTTAACACCAGCCCAGCAGCAATTATTACTACAACAGGCACAGGCACAGTTGCTGGCAGCTGCAGTGCAGCATTCAGCCAGTCAGCAGCACAATGCTGCAGGGGCCACCATCTCAGCTTCTGCTGCAACGCCCATGACACAGATTCCTCTATCGCAGCCGATACAAATTGCACAG CATCTACAGCAGCTCCAGCAACAAAATCTCAATCTGCAacagtttgtcttggtgcatccaaCAACCAACTTGCAACCAGCACAGTTCATCATCTCACAAACACCGCAGGGGCAGCAGG GTCTCCTGCAAGCGCAGAATCTCTTAACGCAACTACCTCAGCAAAGCCAAGCCAACCTCCTGCAGTCTCAGCCAAGCATCACTTTCACCTCTCAG CCAGCAACCCCAACACGCACAATAGCAGCGACCCCTATTCAGTCACTTCCACAGAGCCAGACAACACCAAAGCGAATTGATACACCCAGCTTGGAAGAGCCCAGTGATCTTGAGGAGCTTGAGCAATTTGCCAAGACTTTTAAACAAAGACGGATCAAACTTGGATTCACTCAG GGTGATGTTGGGCTCGCTATGGGCAAACTGTATGGAAATGATTTCAGTCAAACTACTATTTCTCGCTTTGAAGCCTTGAACCTCAGCTTTAAGAACATGTGCAAGTTaaaaccacttctggaaaagTGGCTCAATGATGCAG AAAACCTCTCATCTGATTCAGCTCTTTCCAGCCCAAGTGCCCTGAATTCTCCAGGGCTGGGGATTGAGGGCTTGAACCGTAGGAGGAAGAAACGCACCAGCATAGAGACCAACATACGTGTGGCCTTAGAGAAGAGTTTCCTGGAG AACCAAAAACCTACCTCGGAAGAGATAACCATGATAGCTGAccagctgaaaatggaaaaagagGTGATCCGTGTTTGGTTCTGTAATCGGCgccagaaggaaaaaagaattaaCCCACCTAGTAGTGGTGGAACCAGCAACTCACCCATCAAAGCAATGTTCCCTTGTCCAACTTCATTG GTGGCAACTACACCAAGTCTTGTGACAAGCAGTGCAGCTACCGCTTTGACTGTCAACCCTGGGCTCCCTTTAACCAGCGCAACTGTAACTAGTTTGGCAGTCTCAG GCACCACAGAAACCATACCCAACAATACCGCAACTGTAATTTCTACTGCACCTCCAGCTTCCTCGGCAGTAACATCACCCTCCCTAAGTCCTTCTCCTTCTGCCTCTGCTTCCACATCTGAAGCATCCAGTGCCAGTGAGACAACCACAACACAGACAACGTCCACCCCCCTGACCTCGGCACTTGGGACCAGCCAGGTGATGGTAACTGCTTCTGGTTTGCAAACTGCAGCAGCAGCTGCACTACAAGGAGCTGCACAGTTGCCTGCAAATGCAAGTCTGGCTGCTATGGCAGCTGCAGCAGGATTGAATCCAGGCTTGATGGCATCTTCCCAATTTGCAGCTGG AGGTGCCTTACTTAGTCTCAATCCTGGGACGCTAGGTGGTGCTCTCAGCCCAGCTCTGATGAGCAACAGTACATTGGCAACTATTCAAG CTCTTGCATCTGGTGGCTCTCTTCCAATAACATCGCTGGATGCAACTGGGAACTTGGTATTTGCCAATGCTGGAGGTACACCCAACATCGTAACTGCCCCACTGTTCTTGAACCCTCAGAATCTTTCACTGCTCACCAGCAACCCAGTTAGTTTGGTCTCTGCTGCTGCAGCTTCCGCAGGGGCCTCTGGACCAGTTGCCAGCCTTCATGCCACCTCCACCTCAGCAGAATCTATCCAGAACTCACTCTTCACAGTGGCTTCAGCCAGTGGGGCTGCTTCCACCACCACTACGGCCTCCAAGGCACAGTGA